One window of the Sebastes umbrosus isolate fSebUmb1 chromosome 1, fSebUmb1.pri, whole genome shotgun sequence genome contains the following:
- the comtb gene encoding catechol O-methyltransferase B isoform X1, with amino-acid sequence MMWLTLLYSCTGGAALLYALYRWVIPTAVQYHGGLALMWHDVIVEWMLDTLTQSTRPQRLLGAVKKNATRGDPRSVIQAIDQFCRTKEWAMNVGDEKGCILDSVVSEVNPSTVLELGTYCGYSTVRIASLLPPHAKLITLEFNPDFAAIARQVIAWAGLEDKIQLVEGASGDWIPKMKEQFGVKTFDLVFLDHWKDRYLPDTKLIEECGLLRKGSVLLADNVICPGTPEYLEFVRSSPRYKSQYFKSHLEYTKVEDGLEKSVFLG; translated from the exons AT GATGTGGCTGACTCTTCTTTACAGTTGCACCGGTGGAGCAGCTCTCCTGTACGCTCTGTACAGATGGGTGATCCCCACTGCTGTGCAGTATCACGGAGGACTGGCGCTGATGTGGCATGATGTCATTGTGGAGTGGATGCTGGACACGTTGACCCAGTCCACACGTCCTCAG CGTCTCCTGGGTGCAGTAAAGAAGAACGCCACTAGAGGGGACCCTCGTAGCGTGATCCAGGCCATCGATCAGTTCTGCAGAACTAAGGAGTGGGCCATGAATGTGGGGGATGAGAAAG GCTGCATTCTTGACTCGGTGGTGTCTGAGGTGAACCCATCCACTGTGTTGGAGCTGGGGACCTACTGTGGCTACTCCACGGTGCGGATCGCCAGCCTGCTTCCCCCTCACGCCAAGCTCATCACTCTTGAATTCAACCCAGACTTTGCTGCGATTGCTCGTCAAGTCATCGCTTGGGCGGGATTAGAGGACAAG ATCCAGTTAGTTGAAGGAGCGTCTGGTGACTGGATCCCTAAAATgaaggagcagtttggggtgaaaacatttgatttggtTTTCCTGGATCACTGGAAGGATCGTTACCTTCCCGACACAAAGCTGATAGAG GAGTGTGGCCTCCTCAGGAAAGGCAGCGTCCTGCTGGCCGACAACGTCATCTGCCCCGGGACTCCGGAGTACCTGGAGTTTGTCCGGAGCAGCCCGCGGTACAAGAGCCAGT
- the comtb gene encoding catechol O-methyltransferase B isoform X2: MWLTLLYSCTGGAALLYALYRWVIPTAVQYHGGLALMWHDVIVEWMLDTLTQSTRPQRLLGAVKKNATRGDPRSVIQAIDQFCRTKEWAMNVGDEKGCILDSVVSEVNPSTVLELGTYCGYSTVRIASLLPPHAKLITLEFNPDFAAIARQVIAWAGLEDKIQLVEGASGDWIPKMKEQFGVKTFDLVFLDHWKDRYLPDTKLIEECGLLRKGSVLLADNVICPGTPEYLEFVRSSPRYKSQYFKSHLEYTKVEDGLEKSVFLG, encoded by the exons ATGTGGCTGACTCTTCTTTACAGTTGCACCGGTGGAGCAGCTCTCCTGTACGCTCTGTACAGATGGGTGATCCCCACTGCTGTGCAGTATCACGGAGGACTGGCGCTGATGTGGCATGATGTCATTGTGGAGTGGATGCTGGACACGTTGACCCAGTCCACACGTCCTCAG CGTCTCCTGGGTGCAGTAAAGAAGAACGCCACTAGAGGGGACCCTCGTAGCGTGATCCAGGCCATCGATCAGTTCTGCAGAACTAAGGAGTGGGCCATGAATGTGGGGGATGAGAAAG GCTGCATTCTTGACTCGGTGGTGTCTGAGGTGAACCCATCCACTGTGTTGGAGCTGGGGACCTACTGTGGCTACTCCACGGTGCGGATCGCCAGCCTGCTTCCCCCTCACGCCAAGCTCATCACTCTTGAATTCAACCCAGACTTTGCTGCGATTGCTCGTCAAGTCATCGCTTGGGCGGGATTAGAGGACAAG ATCCAGTTAGTTGAAGGAGCGTCTGGTGACTGGATCCCTAAAATgaaggagcagtttggggtgaaaacatttgatttggtTTTCCTGGATCACTGGAAGGATCGTTACCTTCCCGACACAAAGCTGATAGAG GAGTGTGGCCTCCTCAGGAAAGGCAGCGTCCTGCTGGCCGACAACGTCATCTGCCCCGGGACTCCGGAGTACCTGGAGTTTGTCCGGAGCAGCCCGCGGTACAAGAGCCAGT